A segment of the Eleutherodactylus coqui strain aEleCoq1 chromosome 6, aEleCoq1.hap1, whole genome shotgun sequence genome:
cgccggggacacagacgccagctgagaggtgagtattgcttttttttttctctttacatagtatatactggagtatagcttggcttatacttgagtcagtaagttttaccagtttttttgtggtaaaagttattgactcggcttatactcgggtcggctaatacttgagtatatacggtatgtaataAATCTGCATGTGTCTAGCAAGACTCTGAGCCCGGTATTATATAGGAAGGCCGGAGTTCTGTATTTTCTATTCAACAGATGGATATGTGACAGTTTATGTGCCTCTCTGAGAGAATCTAGCTATAATATTCCATCATTGTATGTTCTTAAGCAGGCCTAAATATCCAcacttcttatttattttttttcctttaaaggtCAATGGTGCCCTAGCTTGACATTTTAGTAACAGATTGTGATAGGCCAGCTGAGTCATCTACCTCTTCTATCTATAAAGGGATTGTGCATTATAGAGAGATTGCCACCTGACTCACCAGCAAAATCTTTGTTAATCATTTGTTGTAATTCTCAATATTTATTGAACTTGTGGGGTAGCTCAAACTTTGCCTGTCAATGTAAGTtctgtttaaagggattgtcctgtaATACATACTGTTTTTAGTTCAATCCAGCCCATAAATAtttgttaaattaaaaaaaaaatgtatatccccagatatttcaGGACTAATTTTATAATattgccacctgctgtttctgttgTGTCCATGTCAGCAGTTGTTTCATCTGCTTCTGTCTCTGCTCCATGGGGTATGTGGAGGAATTCCTGGTGAAGAGAGTAGCTGCTTCTAAAGTTGTAGCGACTTCTTTCATGTTATGAGATGTTGACCAGGTGATAGATAATAGGAGATAGTCTTATGGCCATTTTACACGGGCCGAGAGTCGGGtatgagcgctgacgtcaccgccaAGGTAGTTGGCACTTGTTCAGAGTGTTTTACGCTAACAGACTTCAcagctggatcgcaggcttcttgctcagtgcttcaccttctatgtgaagcgcggagcgtttacacagaactaCAAGCCCCCgatccagcaatagtttttaAACTGACTGAAAAACCAGCTTGAAGACCGTGACCGAGAAGTGAGTGATAATTGTCCTgttgtaaatggcccattactgcagagaagcaagaaTCCCCTGCTtaccacaccagggatccctccacatacccagtgCAGCATAGACTGAGCATATGTCCATCCTGGAACAagtactgaggtggacacagaatagaaacagcaggtggcactattctgacattagtcctaGAATTTCTGGGAATATATGcatttttaaatacaaaaatgtttataattatgcgCTGGATTTAACAatattttcatgggacaaccactttaactggAATGTGATACTCTCCTAAAAATGCAATATGGATTTCTAAATTCCTCATTGTGCAGGGTCTCCTCTGTCTTTATCCACTTTGTTCTTTTTATCATTCTTCTCTTTCTGTTTTTGTAGACAAAGGAATTCATAGATGGATGTTTACAGTCTGGAGGTAAGTTTTGCTCAAGTCATCTTCAGCAAGAAATAACCATTTATTTCTTCCTGTTACAAAGATGAGTAGAAACTGCTGGAAAATGTACCAAAGATCTTACCCTGCTTTGGCTAAATAATGCGCCTTCTAGTGTTGTGTGCAGGCTGATATGGCAGGGGATGACTCGGCACTTGTATGGGTTCTCTCTGCTCTGCATGGTCTCGGCAATCGTTTATATATGGTGGAATACTGCAGGGTACTAGAGTAGAGTAtggtgctttttttcccccagttaaaggggttgtctcgcgaaagcaagtggggttaagcacttctgtatggccatattaatgcactttgtaatatacatcgtgcattaaatatgagccatacagaagttattcacttacctgctccgttgctggcgtccccgttgccatggctccgtctaacttcggtgtcttcttgcttttttagacgcgcttgcgcagatctatcttctccattcggctcgtctcggcatcaccggcattttggctccgcacccttgtacgcgtcatcgcgaagctccgcccccgtcacatgtgccgattccagccaatcagaggctttcgcgagacaacccctttaatgtataattCTTCTTATTTTATACAGGTAAAGTCCTCATTCACGGAAATGCAGGAATCTCTAGAAGTGCTGCCTTGGTTATTGCATACATCATGGAAACTTTTGGAGTAAAATACAGGTAGTGAACAAAAACCTAAATTCAAGGTGTCTCCTGATCTCTTCTCTACCCTCCATCACACGTCACATTTAGGTGAATGCTACATGCCGCTACTTgatgtttcaattttttttccattccagtGGTCTATGTTCCCTTCACATAGCCATAAAGCTAAATAATAAAATGCTGTCTGtgcccaccactagggggcgtgCCTTCTCCTTAATGATATATTGGAAAATTCAATGGAAGTTGTATAAATTTGTATATGGGGAGCTTCCCCTTGTGCCAGCTAAGACTATTTAACTCTGGCTGTGTAAATGGAAGCAGGGTTCTGGCCACTCCTGAGACTATAAAGATCTATAGTAATCAACACAGGAATGGAAGCCTGAAATCAGAATTGGTATAGTTGCTGGAGCACTCGGGCATCCTGTAGGCTGGTTGGGGGTTAATATTCGCCGTGATTGTCCATGCAAAACCATTAACTACTAAACCAACTGTTTTACAGCAAGCAATGCCTGCTAACAAGCTGCTATAAAGGGCAATATAGCAACTATCCTGTGGTCTTAGCAATTTTAAGAAATTGCTAGTGATCCAATTTTCTaatatactgtactttttacTCCAAACTGGATTTTTATCTTAATTGGATAATGAGGAAATTcactgaatccccactgtacaaGGGTTGAGATCATCTAGCATCACATCGACAATTAGGAATACAATGCAATACGATGTACTGTCTGACTTGACATCTTTATTCCAAGGGATGCCTTCACATACGTTCAAGAAAGAAGGTTCTGCATTAATCCCAATGCTGGATTTGTACATCAACTTCAGGTATTGATTTATATTTACTTCCTTGAATATTTTCTGTTGGGTGCTGTAGATCTGGGCCACACATCCGCTTGCATTCATCTGCAAGTCACAGTAATATCTTGGCACGACCaagctggcaaaaaaaaaaccaaaaaaaactttttttagttGCCCTAAAATACTGATTTGTCTTACGTGACCATTGTGATCATGCAGGTTACCACAACTTGTAAACAGTGGGCCTTACAAGTTTCCATGTAGTTATCATAATGTAGTGACTGAAGGCAGGTTGTGGCCCTCTTCATGGGTTCATCAGTTGTCCTATCATCACTTTGTCTTGTAATTGCTAGCTCTGTATCCTGTCTGTCTGCAGGAATATGAAGCCATCTATCTAGCAAAATTAACCATCAAAATGATGTCTCCTCTGCAGTTGGGGAGGACTTTATCCTTACAATCTGGTGCTGCAGGTAAGCTGTTGGCAGGTTTGTTTACAGTGCTGGATATTGTATACTCACAAGTAACCACTGACTATAGGATATGCTGCTCCAGAAGAGCTGACCACTCATGTCCCCCCAGTCCTTGAAATAAAGTCGTGACAGTGCTAGGtttgtcttaggcctcattcaaatGGGAGTATGGTACCGTTATTTAAAGCGGTTTCTGGGAATTcaggctttttttttctatttatgcccTATCCTCAGGTTACCTATTTCCTGCTCTGTCACTGACATTGGTGCTGGGATCCCGAGAGCAGACCCCCCCCCGCCAATCCTCTATCGACTACTTATCCTGAGGGTTGGGCATTTTTCCTTTTAACGGTCTTacctcccttggcctataaaaagactctcagaggctccttgtgtgtctTGACCTCTACACACCTCTATAACGGACTCCAAGAGACTTCGCtccgttaacagagtttgagagaagatgcattattgtaatgcgagaagctggatggttgtattgatgaattgtctgccacctgggccgttctgaccagactgttaggtgttgggaccagtggatgtgtgagggtatgttcacaaggtgaccgggctcaggacgccctcgacagaccaccagtagagaggatcatctgatcatcctacATACACGAGCAGCTTTAACtgcttcattgtctgccatccagaaacTGCTGGCACTATCATAACAGGACCCTGAGTCTACAAATACCATTTCCGGGTGCTTGGCTGAAGCACATTTGGTTTCACGATGCCAATTATATGTACTGCCTGTGACACACATCTACCATGCCATCCATTTAGGTACTAATCtcagctgtgtttgtgtctggatacCTAGAGATGAgaacctcaatcctgtctttgctgtggagccgcACACTGCCGCCCCTGCTGGTGTGTTTGTATggagggccatcgcatatgacagtcagtcacccctagtaatggtacgagggacaatgacagctcagcgatatgttcaggacatcctgcagccacatgtgttcctctcatggcggcttccaagagacattttctagcaggataatgctcggccgcacacacaagggggtcacaggaagcctccataacattgtcacacatccatggctgcccggtcaccagatcaatagaacatatatggaaccatctgggacgtCAACCTTGACGGGCTAGTAAGCTCCACCTTAGTGGTGACTGCAAAGCAAGGGATTTGGAATGCTCTATGAAATGACTTATAATTGTCACTTTTATGACAGCTGACTccaccctctttttttttttttccttgtcccTTATGTTCAGGAAGTCTAAAGCGGACGCttgaagaggaagaggagcatgGGAATATGCAGGTGTCTGCGACCCACGAGGGCTGATTCCCAACCACAGGAGCCCAGTATCACGGATCATGTCACCTTAATGTCCAGGTGCTGCTATTGTACTTTCACAGTCAATAACGGGACTTTCCATGGATGAGTGGATTCACGGATTGTTTTACTGCTTTTTACACGGCCATTTTACtgaagaatttttttctctttttgatgTGCAAAGAGGTATTACTGCAATAACGCACTTTTTCATACTTGaagaattttttttgtataatatAGAGTAATTTCATGCAATGCAACCGATGAACGGGCGATGTGTTTCTACCTAAAGTTATTTGTTTAATTTATAAGAAAAGCTTTAGTAATGAAAAATGTTTGCTAAACTTTTGTTTTGTAAATACATTTTATAGGTTTAGGAGTTCTGGAAATTTTTAACAAACAGTTatatacttgggggggggggaaaacccGCCCCTGGTCATTGGGGCAGATTGTACACCTTCTAAAGTATCAGAGTCCTTTTATATGCAATTTATATTGTGGCGTTGGCCTGAAAACAAAAACGGAGCTTATTCCTACATAAGATTGTTTCGATGTTTTTCAAATAAACAGATGTAAGTTTAATATGGAAGTGGATTTTTTTTGCATAGCTGGTAATTATAAGAGTGTTAGAGAATGGCTGATCAAGTATGGATCTTTGGGGTAGGGGCAAAACTGATAGGACGGCTGAATTTGGAAGAATTTAATTGCACAAGAAAAAGTTAGGTGTAATATCTGTTTGGAAAAGCAAATCCATCAGTTTTACTCCTGCAGTTATTTTCATTCAAAATAGATACGTTTTGGTTTTTACAGTGTGTATATACTTTGGGAACCATTTTTTATTACTGTGGTACATCATTTAAATGAGACGTCTTTGTAAATTgtctatttaaaaagaaaaaaaaaactaccattTTGTATATACAGCTCCCATTCATCCCCTATGTGTAATTTTCTTTACGCTGTCTCTTCTCTTACTCTGAGGGCTCTTTTTACCGTGCTGTATAACCACGAGCAAAGATTGTGACTATACAGctgtaaagatcgcgtgaacaggtcctatctttgcacgcaccacAGAGCTAGGTGCGGGCATAGCActtgcatgtcttatctttgagACATGCAAGTGCTTTGCTCGGCTACAAATCCTGCATCTGAAtacttctataggaaacaattgtttCCTATACAAGCGTGTTCTGTGTACTCCTAACTGGCGCGCCCATGTTAAAGAGCCCTTAAAAGGAATGTGCCACCAGAAGATAACCTATTTCATACAGCACATTTGTGTTAGATATTTAAGAACttttggtgacttttttttttttctaaggccgcctgcagacggccgggtcggatccggctgcgagaattctcgccgcaggacccgacccgagcgtctgcagagagcagcgtgacactgacctgctcccgcggccccggctctttcatgtgccggcagccggcgcatgcgcagagcggagcttgtggccagtgagtgacgtttctgtgcgaaaTAGAGCATGCGACGATTTGCTTGCCGCGTGCGATTTCGCGCGGCCATATCgtagccgtctgcataggattgtgtttgttaacacATTCCTATGGCAACTTCCAGGGTCGGaaattccgcccgtctgcagacggcctaaaACTTTCGGTCATAATCTatatttctaattttaaaaataattcagcatttcccaggtcgtctccatgacagcaccacctgagatcgccttcctcctgataggacaggaacaccgagaggttaaaatcccccccccccccccccccagtgttttcctgtcctgccaggaggcaggatcaccgagaggggctggtggagacgccagcctgAAGTCCTtaccggcggatcggagggcagtggcccAGCCTGCCCTCCCTTTCTGCagaacgactcccgggacgccacatggggtggttcccccgggccaggttcctcctgtggcggcccatggggggttcaaagcgggtcCCAGCTCTCCTCGGACGCTGGCTTAGGACCGAGCGGTGCTTCCTGCTTCCCCTTAACGAGCACGGAGGGGGGCGGGGCACCGCGGCACGTGACGAGCGCGATGACGTCTTCGCGGCGGGCTCAGCCGGCGcgtggagggggcggggctaaaaattaaaggcgccaaattcaaaaaaatcaaaaggaacctgagagaagatggtGCAGATCAACTAAAAGCCACTCTGAGTATATGGCTTTTtgccccaagagtgtctgcagcaccagcgTTAAgacatgagtgctccagcaccagaggttgcGGAATGTTCAGCCGCAgcaaccgtaagtagccagtggggcaaaatAAGGTATGCATATTCGGTGTGTTATGTGTGAATGTTGCTTCCTTTATATGCAAAAAATTTTCTCGtttatctgccagggggataaaaagGATGCCCCTCCCAGATCCAAGGCGAAAAAATGCGCAGAATGTGGCGCAAGACTGCCGGCTTCGCATGTGAGGTCTTTATGCAAAACATGCGTAGCTAAATTAGTCAAGGAGGAATTggggggattcctcgaggacgtcagGAAGCTTGTCCGAGAGGAAGTACGGTCAGCCCTGACGACTCCAAAAGCGCCACAAACTGCATCAGGGGCGAAACGCCGGAGGAAGGCGTATAGCCCAGAGGAGCACTCAGACTCTGAAGAGAGTTCAGAATCAGAACCAGAAGAGCTGGtgctcgaggagtcctcagaagaaGACTATAAAAAATACTTCTTCCATAGAGAAGATCTAATGGAGCTTATTAAATCCGTTAGAGCGACGTTAAAGATGGAAGAACCCAAGGAATCCCGCACCATACAAGACGAGGTCTTTGGGGGAGAGGCGAAAACATACCTTCCCAGTCCACAGCAATATATCCAAATTGATATATAAAGAGTGGAAAAAACCCGACACGGGATCCTTCTCCTCTAAGGGAGTTAAGAGACGCTACCCGTTTGAGGAGGGGGTATGCTCAAGTTGGGAAGAAATACCCAGAgtggacgtcccagtggctaaggtggTGAAAAGGACAACCTTGCCCTTTGAAGACGCCACACAACTGAAAGACCCAATGGATCGGAAGGCAGAGGGCCTATtaagatcctgggaggcagccgCCAGTACACTCAGACCAGGGGTCGCAGCCACGTGTGCCGCtagaaccctgggggtatggctagagcagCTGGAGCTGCATATTTCAAATAAAACACCGAGGGAGCAAATTATAGATTCCCTCCCCATACTAAAAATGGCCACAAATTTTTTGGCAGACGCAGCGGCGGAGTCAGTGAAACTCTCGGCAAAAacaacggccctaaccaactcTGCCAGAAGAGTTCTGTGGCTGaagtcatggtcaggcgacctggcttCAAAAAGCAAATTATGTTCGCTCCCTTTTCACGGCCAGTTCCTCTTAGGTCCAGATCTGGACAAGATCCTGGAAAAGGCATCAGACAAAAGGAAAGGATTCCCGGAAGAGAAACAATAtaaagggaagaccttcttccgggccccagcccAGCAGCACgcatgataataaatctaaaacccaTGAACATCTTTGTCAAATACCGAAAGTTCAGGATGGAGTCAATCACGTCAGCAACGAGGTTGATCCCCAAGGGAGCCTATATGGCTTCGATCAACTTGAAGGACGCCTATTTCCATGTACCTATCCACAAGGACTCACAAAAATACGTAAGATTCGCAATAGAGATGGGCAAGAGGATAAGACCTCTCCAATTCAGATACCTGCCCTTCGGAATCTCCTCTGCACCCCGCATTTTCACGAAGATCATGGCGGAGGTtgcagcctacctaaggcagaGGTCGATCCTCATAGACCCCTACCTAGACAACATTCTAATTATAgccgagtccagagaactcctgacAGAAAACCTGGCGCCGGTACTCAACCTACTACAATTTCTAGGATGGctaataaattgggagaagtccagcctagaCCCCACCACGGAGAAGGTGTTTCTAGGCATAACACTAGATTCAGAAGCTCAATGCTCCTTTCTCCCCGAGTCAAAAGCGCACAAGATCCGACTGAGGGTAGAATCCTTCCTTCAAAGACGGTCATGCtcaatccgggaggctatgtccctcctgggaagcctaacatCGTGCATCCCAGGGGTGGCATGGGCTCAGGCGCACACCAGATCTCTGCAAGCTGCAGTTCTCGCGGCATGGAACAGCAAGCAAACCTCGCTAGAGAGAAGAATGCAGATAAGGAACTCAGTAAAAGGTATCCTTACGCTGGTGGACTTCCCCAGGGAATCTGCGAAGGGGAGTCCACTGGACACAGAATCCGGCCACGCAGGTCACAACCGATGCAAGCACGTCGGAGACAAGCTCCTACAGGGTCCATGGCCGCAGGGAATGAAACACCAGTCCTCGAATTACAGAGAGCTGCAGGCGATCTGGAAGGCCCTCCAGCAACTGGGGGATGAGGTAAGAAACCAGCACATAAGAGTGCTATTGGACAATGTCACGGcagtcgcccatattcggcatcAGGGAGGCACGAGGTTGCCAGCCCTACAAAGCATCTCTGAGAATCTTTCGCTGGGCAGAAGGCCGCATCCTCTCATAATCGGCGGTACACCTGAAGGGATCCATGAATCAAAGGGCAGATTTCCTCAGCCGAAGGCGtatagacccaggggaatggtctctatcccaggaggcattccggGTAATgacggacaggtggggtcctccCGCAACTGGACCTGTTCGCGTCCAGACGCAACGCCAAAGTAGAGAACTTATTCTCCCTCAGACCAGAGGACCGGCCAGCAGCACtggacgccctgagccaggaCTGGGGAGGAGAACTGGTGTACGCGTTTCCCCCAATTCCACTAATCCCAAGGGTACTGTAGCACTTCAGGTCACAGGCATGCACCCTGATACTAGTGTCTCCCTTCTGGCCAAggaggagctggttcagccttctaaagaacctgagcatccaggagcctGTCACCCTTCCTGCTCACGCGAGTCTTCTAACACAGGGGCCTCTGAATCATCCCAATATAAGCAGACTCCACTTGACAGCCTGgatactgaagaatccatactaAGAGGCAGAGGATTCTCAGAcaaggtagtcaggacactaTTGGCAAGTAGGAAAGAGACAAGAAACCGCATCTACCAAAAGATCTGGAAGAGGTTTACCTCTTGGGGACAGGGAAAGGACTCCTCGAGTAGCGGTGCTGACATCCATTAATCCTGGATTTCCTGCAGGAGGGGCTGgacatgggcctctccccgagcaccctaagggTCCAGACGGCAGCCCTTAGTGCCCTTTTCGATACTAAGCTAGCGGGGGATaggtggatcagtagattcctgaCGGCGGCAGATAGGTTGCGACCTAGACCTACTAATGTCCGGACTGGAACTTAGCCCTCAGGACCAGGTTTATGTCGGCAGAACCCTTTGAACCAATTGAAGGGCTCTCAATAAGAACGCTCACAATTAAAACAATtttcctagtggccatttcctcagtcagacgggttagcgagctacaagccctatccatccgccacccgctccTCAAAATAACAGACACCAAATTAGTCTTCAAAACGGACCCGACCTTCTTGCCTAAAGTAGTGTCTCCATTCCATAGGGCACAGAACATAGTAATCCCCTCgttctttaacccattcccgctgcagggcgtaagtttacgtcctgggagcggggtacttcccgcaacagggcgtaaacttacgtcctggagatggcgcgggatcacatatgatctagcgctatcccgcagcgggagccggctgtcagtcacagctggcgtctcgctgcagcagcggggggacatcggagatgcgcccgccacttttaaccccttccctgccgcgatctaagtagattgcggcaggggaagagttcacagcgggagcgcggctccctctgtgtctccggccgaaactcgcgatgtcatcgcgagagcccggcctgtcaccatggcaacaggatgccagacactggcgtcctgtattgcctatgcctgagatcgctgtatgagcgataaggcatgggagagcagtagctctgccatgccttatgacagcgatcatcagggcagtgattaaagtccctcagagggacacaaacagtgtaaaaaaaagaaagatttaaaaaatgaatttaaaaaaatgtaaaaaaagagtaaaaaaaccattttttatgctttctcagattagcataaaaaaaggtaaaaaaaaaataaaaccccacatatttggtattgtcgcgtccgtaacgatgcgtacaataagttgcacatgcttttgactgtgcaccgaaaaaaacgctaaaaaaaaaaaagctaaaaaactgaggcaaaatgctcatttttggcattttgcctcactaaaaacgcaataaaagtgatcaaaaaagtcgtatgtacgccaaaatggtaccaataaaatctacagctcgtctcgcaaaaaataagccctcatagagctctgtacatcaaaaaataaaaaagttacgtgactttgaatgcagcaatttagaatagaaaaaagatttccaaaaaaaagggtttttattgcagaaaagtgggaaaacctaaaaaaaaatgttagaattttggtatcgttgtaaccgtaccggtctgcagaaaaaatggaaagtctcatttatgctgcatgattaacagtgtaaaaaaaaaataaaaaaatctatggcagaattgatgcgtttgctctctctatcattaaaaaaaaaaaaaatttttacaatatagtctatgtacccaaaattggcatcgataaaaactacagttcgccacgcaaaaaacaagcccttatacggccgcgtctacggaaaaataaaaaagttatggcttttgaaaaatggagatggaaaaataccaaaaaaatcgcttggtcctcaacgccaaaataggccatgtcatgaaggttAATAACCCAAAAACCGAGAAGGAGAGAGCCCTAAATTGCTTAGACGGCAGGAGAGCGGTCCTGAAGTATATCGAGGCCACAGGTCCgtggaggcaggacgacaacctaTTCGTCCAATTCTCAGGCCCTAACGGGGGAAAAAAGCGGCTAAAAGCGCAATAGcccggtggatccgcctggccattagcgaATCCTACAGGACCCTGGGGAAAGAGGCCCCCGcgactcttaaagcccattccacgagGGCAGTAGCGActtcatgggccgagcatagcTCGGCTTCCGTGGCACAaatatgcaaggcagcagtgtggaagAAGCCAcacacttttaccctataatgtttgacAAAAGTGCAACTTGATGAGGACATAACCTTCGGGCGTAAGGTCCTCtcggcggcaatcccaccctaaaaaatagctttagttggtacgtctcaggtggtgctgttgtggagacgacctgggaaaagggtgattatacctacccgataatcgggtttccaggagtctccacgacagcacccgtacattccctcccgaaagaaaaatatagatatatataaataataataaataaaattttagATATACCAGATAGGTAAAGAAATTTAAGTTAGTTCCTACCCTG
Coding sequences within it:
- the STYX gene encoding serine/threonine/tyrosine-interacting protein, translating into MENVKLQFPSLPQCKEAAEDWSYPMRREMQEILPGLFLGPYSAAMKSKLSILQKYGITHIVCIRQSIEANFIKPNFQHLFRYLVLDIADNTIENIIRFFPMTKEFIDGCLQSGGKVLIHGNAGISRSAALVIAYIMETFGVKYRDAFTYVQERRFCINPNAGFVHQLQEYEAIYLAKLTIKMMSPLQLGRTLSLQSGAAGSLKRTLEEEEEHGNMQVSATHEG